ACCctccccctccctgggcctcagtttccccatctgtggatCCCTGGGTGAGGATTTGGGACTCGACCCCTGTGGGCCTTCTAGCTCTGCCCTGTGTTGGTTTATTTGTGGATCCCACAAGTGTTTCCTGGGTGGTACCGCTCAGTGCACCTGGGTCTCGGGGGAGGAGGCAGGCAGGCTCCAACAGCCTCCAGCCCAGATGTTTGCAACCAGGGACTCAGCGTGTTGGGAGTTAGGAGGCCCTCTGGCCCCAGGGCAGCCCCCTGCCTGTCTCCTCTGTCCGCTCCCCTCCTCGTGCTCCGTGATCCGGCCCAGAGTGATCCCGGGGTGCCACTGCACCCTGCCAGGCCTTTGCCCCTGCTGGTCCCATGCTCAGAaccctcctccatcccacccttttCCTGGCTTCCTCCTTGTTCCTCTCTAGCCCTCCCCGCCTCCCGAGGGCCCACTCACCTCCTGGCCTCCTGCTGGGACACTCTGACCCCTTGGCTGGAGTCCAGCCAGGACGGGGAATACAGATCTTATTTCCTGATATAACTTAGATGTCCAGCACATAgaaaatactcagtaaatatttttgaaacgAATGGAGAAGGGAACATTTGAGGTGGCTTGGAGGAATGGGCACGTTTGGAGGATGTGGTGATGGAGCAGGCGGGGGGTTAGGTCAGCATGTGTCAAGGTTGGACCTTGTGGGTGACACTTGGAGGGCatgggggagcagccagaaggagGGGTGCCCCTAAGCTGGCGTCGCCCCCCACCTGCTCCTAGTCTGTGAACGAGGTGCTGGAGTCCCTGGAGTCACCGCTGGAGCTGGTGGAGGGCTTCGTGGGCTCCATCGAGGTGGCCGTGCCCTGGGCCGCACTGCTCACCGACCACTGCACCGTGCGCGTGGAGGGCCTCCAGCTCACTCTGCAGCCCCGCCAGGGCCCAGGTAGGGCGGGTGGGTGCCGGCAGGAGGATGGGTGGTGGGAGCAGGCCTGGGCCCCCGGGGCTGGCCCTGACGCCCTCCTCCGCCTCCCTGCAGGCCTGGGGGCTGCTGACTTGCAGAGCTGGGCCTCGTGCATGACCACGAGCCTGCAGCTGGCCCAGGAGTGCCTGCGGGATGAGCCCTCCAAGCCCTCGGAGCCACCACAACCCCTGGAGGGGCTGGAGATGTTTGCCCAGACCATCGAGACTGGTGAGCAGGCCCCTTTTGGCGCCAGGCCTTCTGCCCCCGGAGCCCACAGTCTGACCCTTTGaaatcccttcccctccctcagtGCTTCGGAGGATCAAGGTGACCCTACTGGACACAGTCGTGCGGGTAGAGCACGCACCCGGGGACGGGGAGCGTGGCGTGGCCGTGGAGGTCCACGTGCAAAGGTAGGGGCAGGTGGGGTAGTGGGGGCTGCAGAGAggccctgtcccccacccctggcctGGGTTCCAGGGAAGTGGCAGGGCACAGGGTGTGGGCCGTGTCGTGCACCTGGACTGGCATCCGGGGGTGGGTGGGACGGCACAGGCCCGGAGTGGCCGCGGGTCGGGGGTTGGAGGAACCAGGGCTGGCCTGAGCCCCCCAGGCTGGACTTGGGGGTCCGGGGTGGCCTGGGTGACAGGGGGCAGGCTCTGCAGGCCAGGTCCCTGACCCCAGGCCCCAGAACAGAATGCTGTGTGGAGAGAGGTGCTCCAGGCCTGGGCTGACCCTCCGCTCCCCAGACTGGAGTACTGTGACGAGGCAGTGCGGGACCCAGGCCCGGCACCCCCTGTGGACGTGCACCAACCTCCCGCCTTCCTGCACAAGCTGCTGCAGCTGGCCGGCCTCAGTCTGCACCTGGAGGAGCTCTGCCCACAGGTGGGCCTGTCCTCAGTCCCTTTCTTCTTCTAACCCCCGTCCCCTCTGACCCTTGAGCCCCTCCACCCAGCCCTATCCCTCCTGACCACCTGTCATCTTGGACCCATCTTCTTGTATCCTCTCAACGTCCCAGGAAGAGTCCCCAGGGCCCCCCTTGCAGATCGGCAGCTGCTCAGGGTACATGGAGATGATGGTGAAGGTCAAGCAGAACAAGGCCTTTCCAGGCCCCAAAGTGAGTCCCTGGGCCCCTGGGGAAGAGGGGAGCGTGCCCCACTGCAGGCCCCTCCTCAGCAAAGCTGACCTTCCACAGCGGGGGATGTTGGTGGGAAGGCATTGAGTGGGGAGAGTGGCTGCCTTCTTGGCAGCTagaggaactgaggctcagagagggcacatggcacccagggtcacacagcaagttggtGGCAAAACTTGGGCAGCTGGCCTCCTACCTCCCCAGAGTGAGGGCAGGTGGACGGCTGCGTCTCAGGAGGGCTGGgtggaggtgtgggccccaccGCAGCCTCCTGTGCCCCCAGCTGGAGGTCGTCGGACAGCTGGGCTCCCTGCACTTGCTCCTGACCCCACGGCAGCTCCAGCAGCTTCAGGGCCTGCTCAGCTCTCTGAAACTTGCAGGTGAGGTCTGCGGCTGGGCCAGGGAGGGGcctggctggggaggggctggcctCGCTGGACTGAGCTGTCCTCTCCCGCAGACCCTGAGGCTGACAAGCTGAACAAGAGCCGCCCGCTGGAGGTTGAAGATCTGTGGCTGATCGAGCAGGACCTAAACCAGCAGCTTCAGGCGGGGGCTGGGGCCGAGCCCCTCAGCGCCGACCCCCTTGTCAACATGGACAGCACCGGTGGGTGTAGGGCCAGGTCTGGCAGCTGGAGGGGTGGCTGGAGTGGGTGCAGGAGTTGCGGCTGAGCTATCCCAACTCCTCTCCTCTCGCCCACAGACCTTTTCTTCTCCATGGCCGGCCTCACGAGCAGTGTGACCTCTGTCCTCTCTGAGCTGTCCCTGTCCGACGTGGACCTGAGCTCCTCCATGCACAGTGACATGGCCTCTCGCCGGCTCTCTGCCCATCCCCGCCTACCCAGTGAGTCGGGACCCCTCAGGTGGTGGTCCCGGGCCCCGGGGTGGTGGGCAGAGGCCTGTGCAAAGCCCACCCTTGACTCGGTTCCTAGGTTTCAGAGTCGCAGTGATTCTTGGGCTAGTCGCTTTTTAATTCCCCCGAGACTTGACTCAGTTTTCTTCTATAAAAGCTGGATAATAATAAGATCCGCTGACCTTGCCGGGTTGTATATTTTGGTTTACGTGTGTGCTTGTGTGTCGCTTGGCCTAGGCCTGAGTGTTTCCTGTGCTTTATCTTCTCCGAACCTTCTGGGCTGAGGACCCCTGCCCGGCCAAGCCCCCCACCAGAGCCACACGATGGGGCAGGCATGGCCGCCTGTGGTCCAGCAGGCTTCTCCCAGCCCCGAGCCCGGAGTCCGGCCGTTGCCCTGCCTGGGTGCCTGTGAGCTCTGGGGAGCCCGTGGTGAAGCCTCTGTCCCCTCAGGCAAGGCGGCCCCCACGCCCCTTCCGGACACCCTGCGCCCTGACTCGCTGCTGAAGATGACCCTGGGGGGTGTGACGCTGACCTTGCTTCAGACGTCCGCCCCGTCCACCGGAGTGCCTGACCTCGCCACCCGCTTTTTCGCCGAGTTTGATGCCACTAAGGATGGGCCCTTCGGCTCCCGCGACTTCCACCACCTTCGGCCGCGCTTCCAGAGGGCCTGTCCCTGTAGCCATGTTCGGTACAAGCCCGAGGCAGGGGCCCAAGGAGAGGCTGCCCGAGCCCCGTGAGCCCGACTTCTGATGCCCAGCTCCGTCCCCACAGGCTCACGGGCACCGCCGTGCAGCTGTCCTGGGAGCTGCGGACAGGCGACCGGGGCCGGCGCACCACAAGCACCGACGTACGCTTTGGGCACCTCGAGGTGCTGGAGTGCCTGTGGCCCAGGAGCGCCGCGGAGCCCGAGTACACAGAGGTGAGGGCGGAGGGCGAGTGTGGGGGCGCAGGGCCTGGAGGCCGGGCCGTGTGGAGCCTGCTCACCTTCCCGCCCCGTCCCAGGTCCTGGCTTTCCCCAGCAGCCCAGGCTCCCAGGCCTCGGCTCGGCCCTGTGCCCACTTGCGCCACACACAGACCCTGCGCCGAGTGCCCAAGGTAACCCGCCCCCACCCAGGCTTGCTCCCCAGGAGGGGCCGACCCTGCCTGGCCCCTGCGGGTCCCtctcctgctcccctccccatTATCCTGTGCCCCAGACAGACCCAACTCTACCCTTAGACTCTCTATTCCCTTTCCTGATTGCCCCTTCCCTTCCTCAACACGGCACACCCTGCTTGGTCTCCGAGGCTGGGGGTGGTGAAATACTGAGTGGCTTTTGGTGCGTAACCACGTATGGTTGCCCGTATCGGGCAGGGTGGCAAGGGTGGCTTGTAAGTCTCCTGACCTGCCTCCCAGTCCCCTCCTGGGTCGCCTGCCTGTGTTCCTCTCCCCGCCACGGGCACGGCTGTGTTCTGTTTTTTCCCCAAGGGGTCCCCTTCCCATCCTGCCCTTCCCCACCCACGGGCCTCGCCGACCCGAACCCCTCGCCCTCAGAGCCGACCCCGGCGCGCAGCCTCCTGCCGTTGCCACTCGGAGCTGACCCTAGAGCTGGCCGACTTCCAGACAGACGTGGAGCTGGGGGCCCTGGACCGGCTCGTGGCCCTGCTGCGCCTGGCCACTGCCCCCCTCGAGCCCACGGGCTTGCTGGTGAGCTGCCCAGCCGAGCCAGGGTGGCGGGCAGGGCGGGGCACCTCTGGTTCTCACCTTCGATTGAGGGACCCCTGGTGGCAGCTCTGACccccccattccccactcccccaGGCGGAGCCCCTGCCGGCCACCGAGCAGCAGATGGTGGTGCGGCTCGCTGCGCCTCGGGCCACACTGCGGCTGCGCTTCCCCATCGCTGACCTGCGGCCCGAGCGGGACCCCTGGGCCGGCCGGGCTGTGCGGGCCGAGCAGCTGCGGCTGGAGCTGAGTGAGCCCCAGTTCCGGTCGGAGCTGAGCTTCGGGCCTGGTGCCCCGGCCCCCACCCGCCTGGAGCTCACCTGCTCCGACCTGCATTGTAAGAGGCTCCTGTGCAACAGGGCTTGGGGCTGTGGAAGGGGCCCCAAGCCAGAGTTTGGGGAGACCCTGGCCTCCTCTGGGCGTTGGGCAGTACAGCCCCTGTGTCCCCGGCCACCATACTCAGGGGTACGTGGGAGGGTGGCAGCCACCACAGGGAGTACAGACCCTTACTCTGGCCTGACCTGTCCCTGGGGGAGCAGTGGAAGGAGGGCTGCAATGGCATCTACCCCCCATTCCCTCCAGGCACctatgaagatggagaaaagccACCTGTCCCCTGCATGTGGGTTTCCAAAGCCCTGGATCCCAAGGGTCCTGGGCCCAAGTACTTCCTGCCCCAGTAAGTGGGGGCTCgggaggggtgggcaggagaGGGAGGGCTCTCCCGCTGAGGGCGGCAGCAGGAGCAGCGGCCTGCAGGGCAGTGACAGGCCTGTGCCCGGGCAGGGTGGTGGTGACCCTGAACCCCCAGCTCAGCTGCGCACAGTGGGAGGTGGCGCTGGAGAAGAGAGAGGCACTGGAGCTGTCCATGACCGAGAGTCCCTGCGAATTGCAGGAGCCCGAGCCCTCGCCCTTCTCCTCCAAGAGGACCATGTACGAGGCAGAGGAGGTGAGGCCCAGggccgcccctccccctgcccccatctcTGCCCTGGGAGCCCCCTGGGGTGGGCATGATGTGACCCAGCGCAGGGGAGGGTTTCTTCTCTCACGTTCTCTCTGGTCAGTAGGGAGTCTGAGCTCCCCTGCTTGTGGGACCCAGGAGTGAAGTGCACTGGTGAGGGGCCCCTGGGAGAGCAGGATCCGCGGTGCGGAGGATCAGGGGCCCATCCTGGCCATTTATCGACAGTGTCCGTTTGGGCCCCAGGATCCTCCTCTCTGCAGGTGATGAGGATGGAGTGAGGCAGTTCAGGGGCTCTGGGGCAAACGGCCTGGGTCTCCTCAGGTCCCCTTGGGCCTGTCGCCTTGGGGAGTCACCGAGCCTCTTGGTGCTGTTTCCTTGCCTGCAAAGTGGGCGTAGTGACCTCGGTCTCACGGGCCTGTCGTGAGGCTTCAGGAAGATCACGTGGGCGAAGCCCTTGGAGCAGGCTGGTCCGCAGCCAGTGCTACCAGCAAGGTGGCTGCAGGCCGTCCCAGCACAGCAGGGCTCGTGGGCCGCCGGGTTCTGGGCGGTCAGGACTCACCCCCGCTGAGACTCACCCTGTCTAGATGGTGATTCCGGGAGACCCCGAGGAGATGAGGACCTTCCAGAACCGGACCCTGGCCCTGTCCCGCTGCAGCCTGGAAGTGATCCTGCCCAGTGCCCATATCTTCCTGCCCAGCAAGGAGGTCTACGAGAGCATCTACAACAGGTGGAGACCCAGGCAGGCAGGGCGGGGCGGCAAGGGGCAGGCAGGGTCCtgaggggctgggcctgggccccTCACCTTGTGCATCCTCCCGTCTCAGGATCAACAACGACCTGTTGATGTGGGAGCCCGCAGACCTGttccccacccctggccccaccacccaccccgcTGGCTTCCCGGGCCCCTCCAGGTTCTGGCCTGATGACTTCAAAATGTGCAAGTCGGCCTTCAAGCTGGGTAGGAGGGCTGCCGCTGCTGGCCCGGGGGAGCGCGGGGCCCGGGGCCCCTCAGGTCTGTGGGGCGGCCCCCCCAggtccccttcccaccccaccaccTTCATCTCCCCAGACTCCGACTCGGAGGATGAGGACACCCGCTTCTTCTCGGCGGGCGCTCCGGgcgccccccccgcccccgcccccaagCCGCTGAGCCCGCACACCCAGAGCACCTTCTCCATGCTGGTGACCGTGCTGAGGGGCCGGGTCACCACCCTCTGCGAGGCCAAGGTGAGGGGGGCCTCAGGCAGGGCCGCCCCTCAGCTCAGGGTCCTCATCGGTGGGAGAACGAATAAAGCATGGGCAGCTCCAAGTTGGGAATATGGGGACAGAGAGACACATTTCACTGTCCATCCTGCCGTCCAGCCACCCACCGGCCCACACCAGCCATCCCTTCACACCCTGTTGCACCCATCAGCCATTAGCAGCACTTACTATATGCAGAGCTCTGCTAGCCGTTGGGGACAGAGGAGCACTGGCTGACCCCTGGGAGGTGGGCCGGGTGGGCCTTGTCCTTCCTGCTGGGCAGCAGAGCCCCATGGGGCCCCCCGGCTGGTAGAGGCAGGAGCTGACCCCAGTCAGGCCAGGGCTCCCAGAGCCCCTCAGCCCTGAGGGTGGGCATCTGCTACACAAGGCCCGCCTGTGTCTGTGGGGCTCTGACTGCAGGGCGAGGATGGCAGGCGGCTGGAGGCCACTCACGGAGAGCTGGTGCTGGACATGGAGCATGGCACCCTCTTCAGCGTCTCCCAGTACCGCAGCCAGCCAGGGCTCGGGTACTTCTGTCTGGAAGCCGAGAAGGCAAAGCTCTACCACCGAGGTGGGTATGGGGTTGTGGCTCTGGGGTCCCTGGTCAGGGGCGAGGGTTCGTCAGGAGGGCCGGGAGCTCTGGGCGGCATGGATGGCCAGCACTTGGCAGGGGCCTCACCGGACCCCCTGCCCACCAGCGGCCGTGGATGACTACCCACTGCCCACTCGCCTGGACCTGCCCACCTTCACCCCTCCGGCCCAGCTGGCCCTGACCATCTACCCATCGGAAGAAGGGGTGGCTGAGCGGGGCACCTTGGGCCGCCAGGGTGCCCACATGCTGTCCTCCGCTGTGCGCATCCACCTGGACCCCCACAGGAACGTCAAGGTACAGCCGCCCCTGCTCGCTGCCCACCCACTTGGCCGGGGTGACTGCCCCCCTGGAGCGTGGTGGGCTGTGACCCTGCTGCCCTGCTGACCCCTCCCTACCCCCAGGAGTTCCTGGTGACCCTGCGGCTGCACAGAGCCACCCTGCGTCACTACATGGCCCTGCCTGAACAGAGCTGGCACTCCCAGGTGAGCGAGGGTGGCCCCGGGCTGGGAGGCGGCCGGCGGGCCGGGCCGCTGCAGACAAGGCAGGTGCTGGAGGAGGGGACAGGCCACCTTATCCTCTGGGTCCCCTGCTGTCCTGGCCCCCAAAGCTCCTGGAGTTCCTGGACGTGTCAGATGATCCGGTGCTGGGCTACCTGCCCCCGACAGTCCTCACCGTGCTGCACACACACCTGTTCTCCTGCGCCGTGGACTACAGGTGCTCAGGCTGGGTGGGCCAGGGAGGGGGCACCAGCCCACGGGTGGGAGGAGCCCGCCCCAGCCAGAATGTGCCCCACAGGCCCCTCTACCTCCCCGTGCGTGTCCTCCTCACCGCTGAGACCTTCACCGTCTCCAGCAACATCGTCATGGACACCTCCACCTTCCTGCTGAGGTATCCCACCTGTTCCCCACCTGTCCCCCCATCTGTCCATCCCCCACCAGCCAGCCTGCAGCAGCCACCACCCAGGGCCACTGCCTGACCATTGTGTCCTCGGGCCTCATTCTGAGCTTTTCTGTACATTTGGGATGATGATCCTTCCCTCAGGAAAGTGAATTGGTTGCACCTTCCCGGAGAACAGTCGGAGCCTCCGACTCAGAACCCCCAAAGCGTTCACTCTCTCTGGTAACCTGGTGTCCGGGGGTTGTCCAAGAAATACAAGGAGAGCTGGGAGAAGGGGGTTGGGGGGCCAGGGCAGCTGGGGGGCCCACATGAAGTGGAGGAGCAATCACCGGCTGTTGATGGGCCGGCATCGTGGGGGTCAGACCCGTTCTCATGTAGCAAGGACGCCAAAGCCATGGAGGGCCACGCTCCAGCTTCTCGTGGGCTCAGACCCCTGGGGGTCCCTTGTCAGCTCTGCCCGTCTTGGAGAGCCCCGCCCTTGCCCCGGCCCCCAGGGAGCTGCCGCCTGCCCTCTCAGCCCTGTTCCCTCCCAGGTTCATCCTCGACGACTCTGCCTTGTACCTGTCCAACAAGTGTGGGGCGGAGACTCTGGATCTGCGGCGAGGTAGGCAGGGGTGGACTGGGCTCCCTCCCCTCTCGGGGCCCACAGCCCCCCATGACCCCCAAAGCAGTCAGAGACGCACAACCCAGCTGCAGGCTGGGTTCCCAGCACCCGTGGGCTACGCCCAGAAATACCCTTTGGTGGTGGGGGCAGCAAGTGGGGGTGAGGAAGCAGTAGGAACTTTCTACTCTCTGCTTCAGACTATGTGTGTGTCTTGGACGTTGACCTCCTGGAGCTCGTGATCAAAACCTGGAAAGGAAGCACTGAGGGCAAACTGGTGAGTGTGGTCGTCACCCGGGCCCCCAGAGCAGGTCCCACGGCCAAGGGGCCCCTCAGGGGAGCCTCCTTGCCCCTGTGCCTTCTCGCTTCCACTCCGAGGGCCCCAGGCTTGGGTCATGGATGTCCCTGAatgtttgctgagtgaatgaatgaatgggcttTAGCACCGCCACTAGAAGGCAGCAGTAACCAGGGAAAAAGCAGGATCCTGGGATTTGGCTAACCTTGCAGGTCCCCCACCATCCTCTGGAAAATGGGGTAACCgactcagtttgctcatctgttcAGTGGGGTCACGGGCAGGATGATGAGCCCCCACTTCCAGGGAA
This genomic stretch from Choloepus didactylus isolate mChoDid1 chromosome 6, mChoDid1.pri, whole genome shotgun sequence harbors:
- the ATG2A gene encoding autophagy-related protein 2 homolog A isoform X2, with translation MSRWRWPWSNYVKERVCRYLLHHYLGHFFQEHLSLDQLSLDLYKGSVALRDIHLEIWSVNEVLESLESPLELVEGFVGSIEVAVPWAALLTDHCTVRVEGLQLTLQPRQGPGLGAADLQSWASCMTTSLQLAQECLRDEPSKPSEPPQPLEGLEMFAQTIETVLRRIKVTLLDTVVRVEHAPGDGERGVAVEVHVQRLEYCDEAVRDPGPAPPVDVHQPPAFLHKLLQLAGLSLHLEELCPQEESPGPPLQIGSCSGYMEMMVKVKQNKAFPGPKLEVVGQLGSLHLLLTPRQLQQLQGLLSSLKLADPEADKLNKSRPLEVEDLWLIEQDLNQQLQAGAGAEPLSADPLVNMDSTDLFFSMAGLTSSVTSVLSELSLSDVDLSSSMHSDMASRRLSAHPRLPSKAAPTPLPDTLRPDSLLKMTLGGVTLTLLQTSAPSTGVPDLATRFFAEFDATKDGPFGSRDFHHLRPRFQRACPCSHVRLTGTAVQLSWELRTGDRGRRTTSTDVRFGHLEVLECLWPRSAAEPEYTEVLAFPSSPGSQASARPCAHLRHTQTLRRVPKSRPRRAASCRCHSELTLELADFQTDVELGALDRLVALLRLATAPLEPTGLLAEPLPATEQQMVVRLAAPRATLRLRFPIADLRPERDPWAGRAVRAEQLRLELSEPQFRSELSFGPGAPAPTRLELTCSDLHCTYEDGEKPPVPCMWVSKALDPKGPGPKYFLPQVVVTLNPQLSCAQWEVALEKREALELSMTESPCELQEPEPSPFSSKRTMYEAEEMVIPGDPEEMRTFQNRTLALSRCSLEVILPSAHIFLPSKEVYESIYNRINNDLLMWEPADLFPTPGPTTHPAGFPGPSRFWPDDFKMCKSAFKLDSDSEDEDTRFFSAGAPGAPPAPAPKPLSPHTQSTFSMLVTVLRGRVTTLCEAKGEDGRRLEATHGELVLDMEHGTLFSVSQYRSQPGLGYFCLEAEKAKLYHRAAVDDYPLPTRLDLPTFTPPAQLALTIYPSEEGVAERGTLGRQGAHMLSSAVRIHLDPHRNVKEFLVTLRLHRATLRHYMALPEQSWHSQLLEFLDVSDDPVLGYLPPTVLTVLHTHLFSCAVDYRPLYLPVRVLLTAETFTVSSNIVMDTSTFLLRFILDDSALYLSNKCGAETLDLRRDYVCVLDVDLLELVIKTWKGSTEGKLSQPLFELRCSNNVVHVHSCADSCALLVNLLQYVMSAGDLHPPPRPPSPTEIAGQKLSESPASLPPTPPVESALINQRDLTDALLDTERRLQEPGRPSGNPEPPASPVSVYLFPGEGSGAHPPAEAPASGLGSPSEDKEEEKEEDREGDTLDSDEFCILDAPGLGILPRDGEPVVTQLHPGPIIVQEGHFARPLGSTDLLRAPAHFPVPSTRVVMREVSLVWHLYGGRDFGPLPSHRAKGLAGPRGSPSRCSGSSRPQNSWRAQGGSGRQHHVLMEIQLSKVSFQHEVYPEEPATGTAAPGRELEDRPLSRQVFVVQELEVRDRLASSQINKFLYLHTSERMPRRAHSNMLTIKALHVAPTTNVGGPECCLRVSLMPLRLNVDQDALFFLKDFFTSLAAGINPLLPAETLAMAHPEARVRPGSPQEEQPEGAETTGFQETPVGRHSSSAEQQPIYFREFRFTSEVPIWLDYHGKHVTTDQVGTFAGLLIGLAQLNCSELKLKRLCCRHGLLGVDKVLGYALNEWLQDIRKNQLPGLLGGVGPMHSVVQLFQGFRDLLWLPIEQYRKDGRLMRGLQRGAASFGSSTASAALELSNRLVQAIQATAETVYDILSPAAPISRSLQDKRSARRLRRGQQPADLREGVAKAYDTVREGILDTAQTICDVASRGHEQKGLTGAVGGVIRQLPPTVVKPLILATEATSNLLGGMRNQILPDAHKDHALKWRSEEAQD
- the ATG2A gene encoding autophagy-related protein 2 homolog A isoform X1, whose amino-acid sequence is MSRWRWPWSNYVKERVCRYLLHHYLGHFFQEHLSLDQLSLDLYKGSVALRDIHLEIWSVNEVLESLESPLELVEGFVGSIEVAVPWAALLTDHCTVRVEGLQLTLQPRQGPGLGAADLQSWASCMTTSLQLAQECLRDEPSKPSEPPQPLEGLEMFAQTIETVLRRIKVTLLDTVVRVEHAPGDGERGVAVEVHVQRLEYCDEAVRDPGPAPPVDVHQPPAFLHKLLQLAGLSLHLEELCPQEESPGPPLQIGSCSGYMEMMVKVKQNKAFPGPKLEVVGQLGSLHLLLTPRQLQQLQGLLSSLKLADPEADKLNKSRPLEVEDLWLIEQDLNQQLQAGAGAEPLSADPLVNMDSTDLFFSMAGLTSSVTSVLSELSLSDVDLSSSMHSDMASRRLSAHPRLPSKAAPTPLPDTLRPDSLLKMTLGGVTLTLLQTSAPSTGVPDLATRFFAEFDATKDGPFGSRDFHHLRPRFQRACPCSHVRLTGTAVQLSWELRTGDRGRRTTSTDVRFGHLEVLECLWPRSAAEPEYTEVLAFPSSPGSQASARPCAHLRHTQTLRRVPKSRPRRAASCRCHSELTLELADFQTDVELGALDRLVALLRLATAPLEPTGLLAEPLPATEQQMVVRLAAPRATLRLRFPIADLRPERDPWAGRAVRAEQLRLELSEPQFRSELSFGPGAPAPTRLELTCSDLHCTYEDGEKPPVPCMWVSKALDPKGPGPKYFLPQVVVTLNPQLSCAQWEVALEKREALELSMTESPCELQEPEPSPFSSKRTMYEAEEMVIPGDPEEMRTFQNRTLALSRCSLEVILPSAHIFLPSKEVYESIYNRINNDLLMWEPADLFPTPGPTTHPAGFPGPSRFWPDDFKMCKSAFKLDSDSEDEDTRFFSAGAPGAPPAPAPKPLSPHTQSTFSMLVTVLRGRVTTLCEAKGEDGRRLEATHGELVLDMEHGTLFSVSQYRSQPGLGYFCLEAEKAKLYHRAAVDDYPLPTRLDLPTFTPPAQLALTIYPSEEGVAERGTLGRQGAHMLSSAVRIHLDPHRNVKEFLVTLRLHRATLRHYMALPEQSWHSQLLEFLDVSDDPVLGYLPPTVLTVLHTHLFSCAVDYRCSGWVGQGGGTSPRVGGARPSQNVPHRPLYLPVRVLLTAETFTVSSNIVMDTSTFLLRKVNWLHLPGEQSEPPTQNPQSVHSLWFILDDSALYLSNKCGAETLDLRRDYVCVLDVDLLELVIKTWKGSTEGKLSQPLFELRCSNNVVHVHSCADSCALLVNLLQYVMSAGDLHPPPRPPSPTEIAGQKVQLSESPASLPPTPPVESALINQRDLTDALLDTERRLQEPGRPSGNPEPPASPVSVYLFPGEGSGAHPPAEAPASGLGSPSEDKEEEKEEDREGDTLDSDEFCILDAPGLGILPRDGEPVVTQLHPGPIIVQEGHFARPLGSTDLLRAPAHFPVPSTRVVMREVSLVWHLYGGRDFGPLPSHRAKGLAGPRGSPSRCSGSSRPQNSWRAQGGSGRQHHVLMEIQLSKVSFQHEVYPEEPATGTAAPGRELEDRPLSRQVFVVQELEVRDRLASSQINKFLYLHTSERMPRRAHSNMLTIKALHVAPTTNVGGPECCLRVSLMPLRLNVDQDALFFLKDFFTSLAAGINPLLPAETLAMAHPEARVRPGSPQEEQPEGAETTGFQETPVGRHSSSAEQQPIYFREFRFTSEVPIWLDYHGKHVTTDQVGTFAGLLIGLAQLNCSELKLKRLCCRHGLLGVDKVLGYALNEWLQDIRKNQLPGLLGGVGPMHSVVQLFQGFRDLLWLPIEQYRKDGRLMRGLQRGAASFGSSTASAALELSNRLVQAIQATAETVYDILSPAAPISRSLQDKRSARRLRRGQQPADLREGVAKAYDTVREGILDTAQTICDVASRGHEQKGLTGAVGGVIRQLPPTVVKPLILATEATSNLLGGMRNQILPDAHKDHALKWRSEEAQD